One genomic region from Sphingobacterium multivorum encodes:
- a CDS encoding SusC/RagA family TonB-linked outer membrane protein — protein sequence MKNIGVRLYSIYFLLFFFWVHPTYSQNKPKPIVNATLEGHIIDASTKQPIEDVTVQLDAVTHAVRTDREGKFQFVTGQKLPFKVKLTHLNYKSLALVIDKSPIVIELSPASKDLEEVVVTGVAQGTSRKKLSFALTKVDQELIGTVPALDASTSLRGKVAGLRIDQSGGNAGASVYLRGSKSVTGEIEPLIVVDGFVTALRLSDFNPNDIESIEVVKGAAASALYGTRGEGGVIQVLTKNGKKEGKLNIALDNELGYSSLLLLPPLSYQHHFKVNPDGSFLLVNGARVIDYKENGFSVNLHPYKDYVDNTKNLLGRTSYFTNSISAAASGEKYNIYLSAQNQHKGGVSPVVDADKRQNILFNLGYRVSPKITADLTTQYSFFNTPSSAVSSRSDGLLYSTLLVEPFIDLSEKNESGKYVYLPKGSNLSGQQWTNPFYRLSNEEYAYQTENLLLGGKLKYAITEHLSAEGALSLQTKQYNTEEYYPKGYQTIVPDVSLNNGNYALRTSKSTSKNGQLQLNYNRRTEKLDWGLTAKYVYEFASQTGFNASGRNLTAPVKSLDVTEPSTRVISSNWEKTVNHGYFLNAKFAWADKLFVDALGRLDQSSRFGRDVGTAFFPRISAAYRLTQDIKLDPLTEFKLRVAYGKAGSLPPFGAKDSRVSITNTGGVSYTQNDNTDLKRAVTAETELGFDAVLFKRLNVQFNYAFSNSTNDFISVPAFTPISGSASIYDNLGAVKSNSLELEINGKVLEHKKFSWSSGLTFSRVRSRITSLGDVPEFTYNGYRKAVGASTTAIYGYSIHSDLAQLQTNADGFVINAGNGTKRIEDYVVNDFGVVVEKAALGTANEAPVFYVNAATGNAKIIGDANPDFLLGFTNTFNYGRFSLYSVLDWQQGGQKFNETAQYLTYVYRSEFSDRSAAAGKPLNFTTQVFNASQVTDYWIEKTTYLALRELSLSYKLPTEKLGLSKVLKNANLSLIGRNLFIWTNYKGVNVDGIGQDGFNYPSYRIISGKLTFNF from the coding sequence ATGAAAAACATTGGAGTACGGCTGTATTCTATCTATTTTCTATTGTTCTTTTTTTGGGTACACCCCACTTATTCACAGAACAAACCCAAACCTATCGTAAACGCAACCCTTGAGGGCCATATCATTGACGCTTCTACCAAACAGCCTATAGAAGATGTCACTGTGCAATTGGACGCTGTTACCCATGCTGTGAGAACCGACCGGGAGGGTAAATTTCAATTTGTTACTGGACAGAAGCTCCCTTTTAAGGTCAAGCTAACGCATCTCAACTACAAGTCGCTAGCCCTTGTTATCGACAAAAGCCCCATTGTTATTGAGCTTAGCCCAGCAAGTAAAGACCTGGAAGAAGTCGTGGTAACCGGTGTTGCTCAAGGTACAAGCCGCAAAAAACTATCCTTCGCATTGACCAAAGTAGACCAGGAACTGATCGGCACCGTTCCTGCTCTTGATGCCTCCACGAGCTTACGCGGAAAAGTCGCCGGCCTTCGTATCGACCAGTCGGGGGGCAATGCCGGGGCATCGGTATATCTCCGTGGGTCAAAGTCCGTGACCGGAGAAATAGAACCTTTGATCGTGGTGGATGGCTTCGTCACTGCCCTCCGTCTTTCAGATTTTAATCCCAACGACATAGAGAGCATTGAAGTTGTCAAGGGAGCTGCAGCTTCGGCCTTATATGGAACCCGCGGCGAGGGCGGAGTCATTCAGGTATTGACCAAAAATGGCAAAAAGGAGGGGAAACTGAATATCGCCCTTGACAACGAACTTGGTTATTCGAGTCTGTTATTACTTCCTCCCCTATCCTATCAGCATCATTTCAAGGTCAACCCAGATGGATCTTTCCTATTGGTCAATGGTGCCCGGGTGATCGACTACAAGGAAAATGGTTTTTCGGTCAATCTGCATCCCTATAAAGACTATGTGGACAATACCAAAAATCTATTGGGTCGGACCAGCTATTTTACAAATTCCATATCTGCGGCAGCAAGTGGTGAAAAATATAACATCTATTTATCTGCGCAAAACCAACACAAAGGCGGTGTTTCACCAGTCGTCGATGCAGACAAAAGACAGAACATCCTGTTCAATCTTGGTTACCGGGTTTCACCCAAGATTACAGCCGATCTAACCACGCAGTACAGCTTCTTCAATACACCTTCGAGTGCCGTATCCAGCCGTTCGGATGGATTGCTTTATTCGACGTTACTTGTCGAACCTTTTATCGATCTCAGCGAAAAGAATGAATCAGGAAAATATGTCTACCTTCCCAAAGGCAGTAATCTTTCTGGCCAGCAGTGGACGAATCCTTTCTATCGACTGAGCAATGAGGAATACGCCTATCAGACCGAGAACCTGCTCTTGGGCGGAAAACTAAAATATGCAATTACCGAACACCTGAGTGCCGAAGGTGCTCTTTCCCTACAGACAAAACAATATAACACCGAGGAATACTATCCTAAAGGTTATCAGACCATTGTCCCGGATGTTAGTCTGAACAATGGAAACTATGCTTTAAGAACCTCCAAAAGCACCAGTAAAAATGGTCAGCTCCAATTAAATTACAATCGTAGAACGGAAAAGCTGGATTGGGGGCTTACCGCCAAATATGTGTATGAATTTGCATCACAGACAGGCTTCAATGCTTCCGGGCGAAATCTGACTGCCCCAGTCAAAAGCTTGGATGTAACTGAACCGAGCACGAGGGTCATTTCATCCAATTGGGAAAAAACAGTTAACCATGGCTATTTCCTCAACGCGAAGTTTGCCTGGGCAGATAAGTTATTTGTCGACGCCCTTGGCCGGCTCGATCAGAGTTCACGGTTTGGCCGCGATGTGGGTACAGCCTTTTTCCCCCGCATTTCTGCCGCCTACCGTTTGACACAGGATATCAAGCTCGATCCGCTGACAGAGTTTAAGCTGCGAGTTGCATATGGAAAAGCGGGAAGCCTTCCTCCTTTTGGAGCCAAAGACAGCCGGGTCAGCATCACCAATACAGGGGGTGTCAGCTATACACAAAATGATAATACCGACCTGAAGCGGGCAGTTACCGCGGAAACGGAACTTGGTTTTGATGCCGTTTTATTTAAGCGACTTAATGTGCAGTTCAACTACGCTTTTTCCAATAGTACCAACGATTTTATATCTGTCCCAGCCTTTACACCAATTTCGGGCTCAGCAAGCATCTACGACAATCTGGGCGCTGTAAAATCAAATTCACTCGAACTGGAGATCAATGGAAAAGTGCTCGAGCATAAAAAATTTAGTTGGTCATCGGGCCTTACTTTCAGCCGTGTCCGTAGCCGGATTACATCACTGGGCGATGTTCCCGAATTTACATACAACGGTTACCGCAAAGCTGTCGGCGCCAGTACCACAGCAATCTATGGATACAGTATCCACTCGGATCTCGCGCAACTGCAAACCAATGCCGACGGATTTGTCATCAATGCCGGTAACGGTACAAAACGGATTGAAGATTATGTGGTGAATGACTTTGGTGTTGTCGTCGAAAAAGCAGCTTTGGGTACGGCAAATGAAGCTCCCGTATTTTATGTCAATGCCGCAACGGGTAATGCCAAAATTATCGGCGATGCGAATCCAGATTTTTTACTGGGCTTTACCAATACCTTTAATTACGGGCGTTTTTCACTTTACAGCGTGCTGGACTGGCAGCAAGGAGGACAGAAATTCAATGAAACTGCACAATACCTGACCTATGTGTATCGCTCAGAATTTTCTGACCGAAGTGCGGCCGCCGGCAAACCGCTAAACTTTACCACGCAGGTATTCAACGCTTCCCAAGTGACAGATTATTGGATCGAAAAAACCACCTATTTGGCCCTTCGCGAGCTCTCGTTATCCTATAAACTTCCTACAGAAAAACTAGGCCTTTCCAAGGTTCTGAAAAATGCCAATTTATCCCTTATCGGTAGAAACCTGTTTATCTGGACAAACTACAAGGGCGTTAATGTAGATGGAATCGGACAGGATGGATTCAATTACCCTTCCTACCGTATTATATCCGGCAAGTTAACCTTCAATTTTTAA
- a CDS encoding response regulator transcription factor, with amino-acid sequence MTKILLVDDHRLVRNGIRLIIDTHDKLSVVAEVDSAEDALVYLEQNTLPDLVLTDVNMLGMDGISFIRMAKKIYPDVKFAILSMIEEPVQVAEAFRGGADGYLSKGGDYDEILFGLLRLAQGHKYLMTNFGLRFMEDYNVESSATVDVGSRLAQYEISDREFAVLELIAQGFTAVEIADKIFLSKRTVEGHRQNLMDKTKSKNTADLIRFAFQQKLLQ; translated from the coding sequence ATGACTAAAATTCTTTTAGTTGATGACCACCGGCTTGTGCGAAATGGGATACGCTTGATTATTGATACCCACGACAAGCTTTCGGTGGTGGCTGAGGTAGACAGTGCTGAGGACGCATTAGTCTATCTCGAACAAAATACATTGCCGGATCTGGTTTTAACTGATGTGAATATGCTGGGGATGGATGGAATCAGTTTTATCCGGATGGCCAAAAAAATCTATCCGGACGTCAAGTTTGCCATATTATCCATGATCGAAGAGCCCGTTCAGGTAGCTGAAGCTTTTCGGGGTGGGGCCGATGGCTATTTATCGAAAGGTGGCGATTATGATGAGATCTTGTTTGGCTTATTGCGCTTGGCGCAAGGTCACAAGTATCTGATGACCAATTTCGGTTTGCGCTTTATGGAAGATTATAACGTCGAGAGCAGTGCTACGGTCGATGTAGGTTCGCGCCTGGCACAGTATGAGATTTCCGACAGGGAGTTTGCTGTGCTGGAACTGATTGCCCAGGGTTTTACAGCTGTAGAAATCGCGGATAAAATTTTTCTAAGCAAACGAACCGTTGAAGGACATCGCCAAAATTTGATGGATAAGACAAAAAGTAAGAATACGGCAGATTTGATCCGTTTCGCTTTTCAGCAGAAGCTTTTGCAATAA
- a CDS encoding CheR family methyltransferase encodes MITGKKIVSQEQVMILMEDVERLYGYDFTHYTKASLSRRINQLCLLDNFASFAELRYRVVHDPEYLQRFVEKMTVNVTEMFRDPSFFAHLRREILPKLRTSAFIRIWIAGCATGEEAYSLAILLQEDNLLHKSLIYGTDINPSVLEQAKRAVIPMANLKSYVENYQLSGGKADFSSYYTANYNWVKLNSTLRERIVFASHNLVSDASFNAFQLILCRNVLIYFDAQLQARVLSLFDESLETFGYLALGSQETLRFSALAPNYDQVGNEKIWRKIK; translated from the coding sequence ATGATTACGGGAAAAAAAATTGTCAGCCAAGAGCAGGTGATGATCCTGATGGAGGATGTGGAGCGTCTCTATGGTTACGATTTTACCCATTACACGAAAGCCTCCTTATCGCGGCGGATCAACCAGCTTTGTCTGCTGGATAATTTTGCGAGTTTTGCCGAGCTGCGTTACCGTGTTGTCCACGATCCGGAATACCTGCAGCGATTTGTCGAAAAAATGACGGTCAATGTGACGGAAATGTTTCGTGACCCAAGCTTTTTTGCACATCTTCGCCGGGAAATCCTACCCAAATTGCGCACCTCTGCTTTTATCCGTATATGGATAGCTGGTTGTGCGACAGGTGAGGAAGCGTATTCGCTGGCCATCCTATTGCAGGAAGATAATCTCCTGCACAAATCGCTGATCTACGGCACCGATATAAACCCTTCGGTGCTCGAGCAGGCAAAGCGGGCTGTCATTCCGATGGCAAATCTAAAATCTTATGTCGAAAATTATCAGCTTTCGGGTGGGAAGGCTGATTTTTCATCGTACTATACCGCTAATTACAACTGGGTGAAACTCAATTCCACGTTGCGGGAACGCATTGTGTTTGCTTCTCATAATTTGGTGAGTGACGCTTCATTTAACGCTTTTCAGCTGATTCTTTGCCGTAATGTGCTGATCTATTTCGATGCACAGTTGCAGGCCAGGGTACTCTCGCTCTTTGATGAAAGCCTCGAAACATTTGGTTACCTTGCCTTAGGCAGTCAGGAGACACTGCGCTTCTCTGCGCTGGCACCCAACTATGATCAGGTGGGCAACGAAAAAATATGGCGAAAGATCAAGTAA
- a CDS encoding response regulator, whose translation MDKNKTILIIDDDQNNIFALKLALKSRGFQAIGCLSAEEGLAQLRDHAGIGLVLMDMMMPEIDGYEATQLIRKTKNACELPIIAVTAQAMTGDREKCLAAGANGYISKPIDIELLVQLIGEIKG comes from the coding sequence ATGGATAAGAACAAAACCATATTGATCATCGACGATGATCAGAACAATATATTTGCGTTGAAATTGGCCCTGAAGTCAAGAGGTTTTCAAGCGATAGGCTGCCTGTCTGCTGAAGAGGGACTTGCTCAGTTACGGGATCATGCCGGCATAGGCCTTGTCCTCATGGATATGATGATGCCCGAGATTGACGGTTACGAAGCCACCCAGCTGATTCGGAAAACAAAGAATGCCTGTGAATTGCCCATCATCGCGGTGACGGCACAAGCCATGACCGGCGATCGTGAAAAATGTCTGGCTGCAGGAGCAAATGGCTACATTTCCAAACCGATAGACATTGAACTTCTGGTGCAGCTAATAGGGGAAATAAAAGGATGA
- a CDS encoding response regulator: MPKTILRNLQIGFGISLLILLASSTASYISIRKQNHNSAMVDHSRRVMSRVNKILQDLQNAETGQRGFLLTGMEKFLEPYKTGLQSLPQSLSRAHDLTSDNPEQQQIIDTLSTLVQSRLAKLESLVNIKKRGGMVSVSQLEEGKTYMDSCRLLISKIIDREELLLNKRSEELGRSSGYTSIFVLLAAAVSLLITLFFYFRLRADFFQREQLQNDLKRKDEEIQRRLSITQRIAREIAAGHYDMQIQDGEQDDLGSLTGSLNEMARSLKTSFEELNNNNWHQAGLTQLGNLLMGNKQQEELTAVTLGHLTKYGSCVNGAIYLMEQDELVLRGSYGLEDPERKRFAPGEGMVGQVFKDKKEKLFENLEDTHYVISFAAGKVLVNNLFILPVFDGNDCIGVMELGALQPFSSIQLAFFRDAVQKVGTTIAAAQARLVVQNLLEETQAQTEELQAQHTELESLNSSLEMHTYKLQASEEELRVQQEELVQSNRELEERSKLLEDKNVEIAERNQEIQKKAAELEQSTRYKSEFLANMSHELRTPLNSILLLSRLMAENSDGNLNDEQMESAAVIQSSGKSLLTLIDEILDLSKIESGKMDLDVQPVFFADILNGLTAMFAPIAADKQLGLEMTAAAGLPLQLETDKQRLDQILRNLLSNAIKFTAAGKVTLSIDRQQSQSDRIVFEVRDTGIGIPKDKQHLIFEAFQQADGSTRRKFGGTGLGLSISRELARLLGGEILLESEENRGSVFRLILPERISDATPAAFGAEQLLPVAGDVEPIALDSAAGASTAVVQASQTVNLSAEKTLEIPIPADIPDDRDSIVAGDRFILIVEDDIEFAKILLKYTRQQNYKGIVVVRGDIAAEMVARYMPLAVLLDIQLPLKDGWQVMAEIKENPKTRHIPVHIMSSLQVKRESLLQGAIDFINKPMALEQMGDMFRKIEDALTRHPKKVLIVEENPKHAAALSLFLGSFDIASEIKNNVEDSIVALSSDTADCVILDMGVPDRVGYETLEAVKRNQGLENLPIIVFTGKNLSQVEEMKLKRYADSIIVKTANSYQRILDEVGLFLHLVEENSGPSIKAPGRLGFLQDVLQGKKVLVADDDIRNIFSLTKALEKYQMTVVPATDGKDALKQLEDNPDVAVILMDMMMPEMDGYETIASIRKDPRYKDMPIIAVTAKSMMGDREKCIAAGASDYISKPVDIDQLLSLLRVWMYE, from the coding sequence ATGCCTAAAACTATTTTAAGAAACCTGCAGATAGGTTTTGGAATATCCCTGTTGATCCTGTTAGCGAGCTCAACGGCTTCTTATATCAGTATCCGTAAGCAGAACCATAATAGTGCGATGGTCGACCACAGCCGGCGTGTCATGAGCCGTGTCAACAAAATTCTGCAGGACCTGCAGAATGCCGAAACCGGCCAGCGCGGCTTCCTGCTTACAGGTATGGAAAAATTTCTGGAGCCTTATAAAACCGGTCTTCAGTCGCTGCCCCAATCGCTGAGCCGTGCGCACGACCTTACTTCCGATAATCCCGAGCAACAGCAGATAATCGATACGCTATCCACACTTGTGCAATCCCGACTGGCAAAGCTTGAAAGCCTGGTCAATATCAAAAAGCGTGGTGGAATGGTCTCCGTATCGCAGCTTGAGGAGGGGAAAACCTATATGGACAGTTGCCGTTTGCTGATCAGCAAAATTATCGATCGTGAAGAACTTTTACTCAACAAGCGTTCGGAAGAACTCGGACGTTCTTCGGGTTATACCTCCATCTTTGTATTACTGGCCGCTGCTGTATCCTTATTGATTACCCTCTTCTTTTACTTCCGCCTGCGAGCGGATTTCTTTCAACGGGAGCAGCTGCAGAATGACCTGAAACGTAAAGACGAAGAGATCCAGCGGCGGCTGAGCATTACCCAGCGCATCGCACGGGAGATAGCGGCCGGGCATTATGATATGCAAATACAGGATGGCGAACAGGATGATCTGGGAAGCCTAACGGGATCCCTCAATGAAATGGCGCGTTCGCTCAAAACATCTTTTGAAGAACTCAATAATAACAACTGGCATCAAGCTGGACTAACCCAGCTGGGTAACCTGCTGATGGGTAATAAACAGCAGGAAGAGCTCACGGCTGTCACGCTGGGCCACCTGACAAAATATGGCAGCTGTGTAAACGGCGCTATATACCTGATGGAACAAGATGAGCTTGTCTTAAGGGGATCCTATGGACTCGAAGATCCCGAACGTAAACGCTTCGCCCCAGGTGAGGGCATGGTCGGCCAGGTCTTTAAAGACAAGAAAGAAAAGTTATTCGAAAACCTCGAAGATACCCATTATGTCATCAGCTTTGCTGCTGGGAAGGTATTGGTGAACAACCTTTTTATACTGCCTGTTTTTGATGGTAACGACTGTATCGGTGTAATGGAGCTGGGCGCACTACAACCTTTTTCGAGCATTCAGCTGGCGTTTTTTAGGGATGCGGTGCAAAAGGTAGGTACGACAATTGCGGCGGCGCAGGCCAGACTGGTGGTACAGAATTTATTGGAAGAAACCCAGGCGCAGACCGAAGAACTGCAGGCGCAGCATACCGAACTGGAATCGCTCAATTCGAGCCTCGAAATGCATACCTATAAGCTGCAGGCCTCGGAAGAGGAACTCCGTGTACAGCAGGAAGAATTGGTGCAGTCTAACCGTGAATTGGAAGAGCGCTCCAAATTGCTGGAAGATAAAAATGTGGAGATTGCCGAACGCAATCAGGAAATACAGAAAAAGGCAGCGGAGCTTGAACAGAGTACACGCTATAAGTCTGAGTTTTTGGCCAATATGTCGCATGAACTGCGTACACCACTCAATTCAATTCTGTTACTTTCACGCTTGATGGCCGAAAACTCGGATGGGAATCTCAATGACGAACAGATGGAATCGGCAGCCGTGATTCAAAGTTCGGGAAAAAGCCTGCTGACCTTGATAGACGAGATTCTGGACCTTTCCAAAATAGAATCCGGGAAAATGGATCTAGATGTACAGCCTGTGTTCTTTGCCGATATATTGAATGGATTGACGGCGATGTTCGCACCAATCGCCGCCGACAAGCAGCTGGGATTGGAGATGACCGCGGCCGCAGGGTTGCCGCTGCAGCTCGAAACAGACAAGCAGCGCCTCGATCAGATTTTACGCAATCTATTGTCGAATGCGATCAAATTTACGGCAGCGGGCAAGGTGACTTTGTCTATTGATCGCCAACAATCGCAGAGCGACCGTATTGTCTTTGAAGTGCGCGATACGGGAATCGGGATACCCAAAGACAAGCAGCATCTGATATTTGAAGCTTTCCAACAAGCTGACGGTTCCACACGCCGCAAATTTGGTGGTACAGGACTGGGGCTCTCGATCAGCCGTGAACTGGCGCGCCTACTCGGAGGTGAAATCTTGCTGGAAAGCGAAGAAAATAGAGGCAGTGTATTCCGGCTGATCCTTCCGGAGCGAATTTCGGATGCCACGCCAGCTGCTTTCGGCGCGGAGCAATTGTTACCGGTGGCCGGTGATGTGGAGCCAATAGCGCTGGACTCTGCTGCAGGGGCTTCTACAGCCGTAGTGCAGGCTTCGCAAACAGTGAACTTGTCTGCCGAAAAGACATTGGAGATACCTATCCCAGCCGATATTCCCGATGATCGCGACAGCATCGTTGCAGGCGACCGATTTATCCTGATCGTCGAAGATGATATTGAGTTCGCTAAAATCCTGCTGAAGTATACGCGCCAGCAAAACTACAAGGGTATCGTTGTTGTCCGTGGTGATATTGCTGCGGAAATGGTAGCACGCTATATGCCGCTGGCGGTTCTGCTGGATATTCAACTTCCGCTCAAAGATGGGTGGCAGGTCATGGCTGAGATCAAGGAAAATCCAAAGACAAGACATATACCAGTGCATATTATGTCTTCTTTACAGGTCAAAAGAGAAAGCCTGCTGCAGGGCGCGATAGACTTTATCAATAAACCGATGGCATTGGAGCAGATGGGCGATATGTTCCGAAAAATAGAGGATGCCCTCACGCGGCATCCCAAAAAAGTACTCATTGTTGAAGAAAATCCCAAACATGCGGCAGCGCTGTCGCTCTTCCTTGGAAGTTTTGACATTGCCTCGGAGATCAAGAACAATGTCGAAGATAGCATTGTGGCGCTGAGTTCGGATACGGCAGATTGTGTGATTCTCGATATGGGCGTTCCGGACCGTGTTGGCTACGAGACATTGGAAGCTGTAAAACGCAACCAGGGGCTTGAAAATTTACCGATTATTGTATTTACCGGTAAAAATCTCTCGCAAGTAGAGGAAATGAAATTGAAACGCTACGCCGATTCCATCATTGTAAAAACGGCCAACTCTTATCAGCGTATTTTGGACGAAGTGGGGTTATTTCTACATCTCGTGGAGGAAAATAGCGGTCCTTCGATCAAAGCTCCCGGTAGGCTTGGCTTTTTGCAGGATGTTTTGCAGGGCAAAAAGGTACTTGTAGCAGACGACGACATCCGAAATATCTTTTCGCTCACCAAGGCGCTCGAAAAATATCAGATGACTGTAGTGCCGGCAACGGACGGAAAAGATGCGCTAAAACAGTTGGAAGATAATCCGGATGTGGCGGTGATTTTAATGGATATGATGATGCCCGAAATGGATGGTTACGAAACGATTGCTTCGATCCGAAAAGACCCGCGATACAAAGATATGCCCATTATTGCTGTCACAGCCAAATCAATGATGGGGGATAGGGAAAAATGCATCGCCGCAGGAGCATCTGATTATATATCCAAACCGGTGGATATTGATCAGCTTTTGTCCCTGTTGCGGGTATGGATGTATGAATAA
- a CDS encoding FAD/NAD(P)-binding protein, translating to MQQNIHVAIIGGGPSGLFMYKRLIERNIPGLKVSIFESRKQLGAGMPYSYEGATPEHLTNVSDHEIPALVTTIEDYVQSLSEATLRTYGIDVDDFNRYKVVPRLLLGRYLSEQFMLLKRMADEQGIETQVHLASQVTDIIDLEGQAQAKIMVGSTDTYIVDKVVICTGHKWPTKYEGNVEHYFESPYPPSKLALKTNHAVGIRGASLTAIDAIRTLARHNGSFEALKTGELRYQIDPGSENFKLLMHTRSGLLPAIRFHQEEPFLANNLLISEEELMLNRLENEGFVSLDFLFERNFKAQFKERDPDFYTIVEKLSLEDFVEAVLHLREQKDAFEGFRQEHQQALKSIRKRQSIYWKEVLSALSFTLNYPAKYMSAEDMLRLKKVLMPLISIVIAFVPQSSSRELLALHDAGRLEVVNVGTESRVEPAHDRGANYFYTDESGIEIKTHYKTFVDCVGQRPLNFEEFPFRSLVDNGQVSRAYLRFRSMEQAKEQMLAGNDHMFVAPDGAIFLQVPGVKIDDSFRLVDHGGSASQRLFMMAVPYMGGYNPDYSGLDFCAATSAIIAGKIAESG from the coding sequence ATGCAACAAAACATTCATGTAGCCATTATCGGGGGCGGACCCAGTGGCCTGTTTATGTACAAAAGATTGATCGAAAGGAATATCCCCGGTCTCAAAGTATCTATTTTCGAGTCCCGCAAGCAATTGGGGGCAGGAATGCCTTACAGCTATGAAGGTGCTACACCGGAACATCTGACTAACGTATCGGATCACGAAATCCCCGCACTGGTCACGACGATTGAGGACTATGTTCAATCCCTGTCAGAGGCCACTCTCCGTACCTATGGAATCGATGTGGACGATTTTAATCGCTACAAAGTAGTTCCACGGCTGCTCCTGGGACGCTACCTGTCGGAGCAATTTATGTTATTGAAGCGGATGGCGGATGAACAGGGTATTGAAACACAGGTTCACCTCGCTAGCCAGGTTACTGATATTATTGACCTTGAAGGCCAGGCGCAGGCTAAAATTATGGTGGGTAGCACCGATACCTATATCGTAGACAAGGTGGTCATCTGTACCGGACATAAGTGGCCAACCAAGTATGAGGGCAATGTCGAACATTATTTTGAGTCTCCCTATCCACCGTCCAAGTTGGCCTTAAAAACCAATCATGCCGTCGGGATACGCGGCGCTTCCCTAACGGCCATAGATGCTATTCGTACCCTGGCTCGTCACAATGGCTCTTTTGAAGCCCTGAAGACCGGTGAGCTAAGGTATCAGATCGACCCGGGAAGCGAAAATTTTAAATTATTAATGCATACCCGCAGTGGACTGCTTCCTGCGATCCGCTTCCATCAGGAAGAACCCTTCCTGGCCAATAACCTCTTGATCTCCGAAGAGGAACTGATGCTTAACAGGCTTGAGAACGAAGGTTTCGTCTCATTGGATTTTCTGTTTGAGCGTAATTTTAAAGCGCAGTTCAAGGAAAGGGATCCCGATTTTTATACGATCGTGGAAAAGCTCAGCCTGGAAGACTTTGTAGAGGCAGTACTCCATTTAAGGGAACAGAAAGACGCCTTCGAGGGATTTCGTCAGGAGCACCAACAGGCGCTGAAATCGATCAGAAAACGCCAATCGATCTATTGGAAAGAAGTGCTTTCTGCCTTGAGTTTCACCTTAAATTATCCCGCTAAGTACATGTCTGCAGAAGATATGCTGCGTTTAAAAAAAGTACTCATGCCGCTGATTTCCATTGTCATCGCTTTTGTGCCGCAGAGTTCCAGTCGCGAGCTGCTTGCGCTGCACGATGCTGGTCGGCTGGAGGTGGTCAATGTTGGTACCGAAAGCCGGGTTGAGCCTGCGCACGACCGCGGTGCCAATTATTTTTATACCGATGAATCGGGGATCGAAATAAAAACGCATTATAAGACATTTGTGGATTGTGTGGGACAGCGACCGTTGAACTTTGAAGAATTTCCTTTCAGGAGTCTGGTCGACAATGGACAGGTCAGTCGCGCTTACTTACGGTTTCGCTCCATGGAACAGGCCAAAGAACAAATGCTGGCAGGCAACGATCATATGTTTGTGGCACCGGATGGCGCCATTTTTTTGCAGGTACCCGGGGTAAAGATCGATGACAGCTTCCGTTTGGTAGACCACGGCGGTAGCGCCAGTCAACGTCTTTTTATGATGGCCGTGCCTTATATGGGCGGCTATAATCCGGATTATTCAGGCCTTGATTTTTGCGCCGCCACATCGGCTATCATTGCTGGGAAGATTGCGGAGAGCGGATAA
- a CDS encoding PA2169 family four-helix-bundle protein, whose product MENNINNPEIINDIIKINNDRIEGYKKAIDLATSHGLDKLIPTFQKFIGQSEEFIAELTPYVELEGKEPTDSTMLSGKLFRAWMGIKVNITGDDERSLLETCEQGEDAFKSTYQTALADGSEELSQNVHSLINTQLSKQLEAHNIIKMLRDSKTI is encoded by the coding sequence ATGGAAAACAACATCAACAATCCGGAGATCATCAACGACATTATCAAAATCAACAACGACCGCATCGAGGGTTATAAAAAAGCAATTGATCTGGCAACTAGCCACGGCTTGGATAAACTAATCCCAACATTTCAAAAATTTATCGGACAGTCGGAAGAATTTATTGCTGAGTTGACACCTTATGTTGAACTTGAAGGCAAAGAACCGACAGACAGCACCATGCTGAGCGGTAAGCTTTTCCGCGCCTGGATGGGAATAAAAGTGAATATCACGGGAGATGACGAAAGAAGTCTGCTCGAAACCTGTGAGCAGGGCGAAGATGCATTCAAATCCACCTATCAAACCGCTTTGGCTGATGGATCGGAAGAGCTCTCGCAAAATGTGCATAGTTTGATCAACACGCAGCTCAGCAAGCAGCTTGAAGCGCACAATATCATTAAGATGCTGCGTGACAGCAAAACTATCTAA